One genomic window of Halogeometricum sp. S3BR5-2 includes the following:
- the thiL gene encoding thiamine-phosphate kinase, with product MDERSALRLLAADLPDAGDDAAVVDGLVVTTDMLHESTDFPAGTTRYTAGWRAVAASLSDVAAMGADATAAVAAYGAPSLDETELLEFVGGARDVCESVDAAYVGGDLDTHGEFTVATTALGETDAPLRRSGASPGETICVTGALGRSAAALRAFEAGDDERGNDLFRFDPRVGAGVGLRPHATAMMDSSDGLARSLHQLAEASDCGFEIEWDRLPVHDAVTEYATDGDDERAMAATFGEDFELVFTLPADAVDAAKNTVSVPLTAIGEVTDDGVVADGDPLPDEGYTHADD from the coding sequence ATGGACGAACGCTCGGCGCTTCGACTCCTCGCGGCGGACCTCCCCGACGCGGGCGACGACGCCGCCGTCGTGGACGGACTGGTGGTGACCACCGACATGCTCCACGAGTCGACGGACTTCCCCGCGGGGACGACGCGCTACACCGCCGGGTGGCGCGCCGTCGCCGCCTCGCTCTCGGACGTGGCCGCGATGGGCGCCGACGCGACGGCCGCCGTCGCCGCCTACGGCGCGCCGTCGCTCGACGAGACGGAGTTACTGGAGTTCGTCGGCGGCGCTCGCGACGTCTGCGAATCGGTGGACGCCGCGTACGTCGGCGGCGACTTGGACACCCACGGCGAGTTCACCGTCGCCACCACCGCCCTCGGCGAGACTGACGCTCCCCTCCGCCGGTCCGGGGCGTCGCCGGGCGAAACGATCTGCGTCACGGGCGCCCTCGGGCGGAGCGCCGCCGCCCTCCGCGCGTTCGAGGCGGGCGACGACGAACGCGGGAACGACCTCTTCCGGTTCGACCCCCGCGTCGGCGCCGGCGTCGGCTTACGGCCACACGCGACGGCGATGATGGACTCCTCGGACGGCCTCGCCCGGTCGCTGCACCAACTCGCGGAGGCCTCGGACTGCGGGTTCGAAATCGAGTGGGACCGGCTCCCGGTTCACGACGCCGTGACCGAGTACGCGACGGACGGCGACGACGAACGCGCGATGGCCGCCACCTTCGGCGAGGACTTCGAACTCGTGTTCACGCTCCCCGCCGACGCCGTCGACGCCGCGAAAAACACGGTCTCGGTGCCGTTGACGGCTATCGGGGAGGTGACGGACGACGGCGTCGTGGCCGACGGCGACCCCCTCCCGGACGAGGGGTACACGCACGCGGACGACTGA
- a CDS encoding DUF7411 family protein — translation MDLALLYSGGKDSTLAALLLDSFYDVTLVTARFGVTEDWMHARDAADRLGYAFDAVELDREVAEEAAARMVEDGYPRNGIQRVHEHALERVAELDVVAVADGTRRDDRVPTVSRAQAQSLEDRHDVDYLAPLSGFGRRAVDRLVDATLDVESGPSEEISKGDYEGELRALIADEHGQETVSNVFPDHDQTYVRGLK, via the coding sequence GTGGACCTCGCGCTCCTCTACAGCGGCGGGAAGGATTCGACGCTGGCCGCCCTCCTGCTCGATTCGTTCTACGACGTGACGCTCGTCACCGCCCGGTTCGGCGTCACCGAGGACTGGATGCACGCGCGGGACGCCGCGGACCGACTCGGCTACGCGTTCGACGCCGTCGAACTGGACCGCGAGGTGGCCGAGGAGGCCGCCGCGCGGATGGTCGAGGACGGCTACCCTCGAAACGGCATCCAACGCGTCCACGAGCACGCGCTCGAACGCGTCGCGGAGTTGGACGTCGTCGCCGTCGCCGACGGGACGCGCCGCGACGACCGGGTGCCGACGGTCTCGCGCGCGCAGGCGCAGAGCCTCGAAGACCGACACGACGTGGACTACCTCGCCCCGCTCTCGGGGTTCGGCCGGCGCGCCGTCGATAGACTCGTCGACGCCACCCTCGACGTGGAGAGCGGCCCCTCCGAGGAGATATCGAAGGGCGACTACGAGGGCGAACTCCGCGCGCTCATCGCCGACGAACACGGACAGGAGACCGTCTCGAACGTGTTCCCCGACCACGACCAGACCTACGTCCGCGGGCTGAAGTGA
- a CDS encoding NosD domain-containing protein, protein MVVVEKRRAVADIVEHPRAFVLVAVALVGLAGCGLSPAPEGAATDAQGPQPVDSCTTITEPGRYALTGDIADSEADTCIRIRSDDVVLAGRDHRVDGVGAFGTAGVVVRPDGGGPLENVTVRNVTVTGWDDGVRYVRVVDGAVVGTTTADNRVGLSLLNARDNRVADNVARDNRLRGVSLLEASANNTVVNNTAIDNALFGIHVVEGGARNNTLAGNTASNNEFGIAVVGAHGNTVTGNTAAGNRIAGVWLVAARDNRVARNAVSDQFYGVFLSDRSGGNAVADNVAASNAVGIRLRSSDGNRIADNTVRSSGDTAVLLISSDDNAVVGNVGSDNARGISVVRSAGNSLANNSISVSESGPGSGES, encoded by the coding sequence ATGGTCGTCGTCGAGAAACGTCGGGCCGTGGCGGACATCGTCGAACACCCGCGGGCGTTCGTCCTCGTCGCCGTCGCCCTCGTCGGCCTCGCCGGGTGCGGCCTCTCGCCGGCCCCCGAGGGGGCCGCGACCGACGCGCAAGGACCGCAACCGGTCGACTCGTGCACGACGATAACCGAACCGGGGCGCTACGCGCTCACCGGCGACATCGCCGACAGCGAGGCGGACACCTGCATTCGAATCCGGTCGGACGACGTCGTCCTCGCCGGCCGCGACCACCGCGTCGACGGCGTCGGCGCGTTCGGGACGGCCGGCGTGGTCGTTCGCCCGGACGGGGGAGGGCCACTGGAGAACGTCACCGTCCGGAACGTGACGGTCACCGGCTGGGACGACGGCGTCCGCTACGTCCGCGTCGTCGACGGGGCCGTCGTCGGGACGACGACGGCGGACAACCGCGTCGGACTCTCGCTCCTGAACGCCCGCGACAACCGGGTCGCCGACAACGTCGCCCGCGACAACCGGCTTCGCGGCGTCTCGCTGCTCGAAGCCAGCGCGAACAACACCGTGGTCAACAATACGGCGATCGACAACGCCCTGTTCGGCATCCACGTCGTCGAGGGCGGCGCGCGGAACAACACGCTCGCCGGCAACACGGCGTCGAACAACGAGTTCGGTATCGCCGTCGTCGGCGCTCACGGGAACACCGTGACGGGCAACACCGCGGCCGGGAACCGAATCGCCGGGGTCTGGCTGGTCGCCGCCCGCGACAACCGCGTCGCCCGCAACGCGGTCTCCGACCAGTTCTACGGCGTCTTCCTCTCGGACCGCTCCGGCGGGAACGCGGTGGCGGACAACGTCGCGGCGTCGAACGCCGTCGGGATTCGGCTCCGCTCCAGCGACGGGAACCGCATCGCGGACAACACGGTCCGCTCTTCCGGCGACACCGCCGTCCTCCTGATTTCGAGCGACGACAACGCGGTGGTCGGGAACGTCGGGTCGGACAACGCGCGCGGTATCTCGGTCGTCAGGTCCGCGGGCAACTCGCTCGCGAACAACTCGATTTCGGTCTCGGAGTCGGGGCCGGGGTCGGGGGAAAGCTAA
- the truA gene encoding tRNA pseudouridine(38-40) synthase TruA, which produces MRAFRIAYDGRPFYGFQRQPSVPTVENALFDALDRLGAFDAAADRKPPGYAAAGRTDAGVSAFGQTVGFDCPEWCTPRALNAELPADVRAWAAADAPESFHATHDAVRREYVYDRYAPDADPALARRAADALSGEHDFHNLTGDDVGTVRELSVTVEPDGEFLVVHVAAGGFPYELVRRLVSLVHGVAVGERSPDAVEDVLGPEPLTGPDGVPAAPPEPLLLERVVYPDLTFERDPQAAESAAEIFESRRRDGLVRARVTGRIRAGVGGDEG; this is translated from the coding sequence GTGCGCGCTTTCCGAATCGCCTACGACGGCCGGCCGTTCTACGGCTTCCAGCGTCAGCCGTCGGTGCCGACGGTGGAGAACGCGCTGTTCGACGCCTTGGACCGACTGGGCGCGTTCGACGCGGCGGCCGACCGGAAGCCGCCCGGCTACGCCGCCGCGGGCCGGACGGACGCCGGCGTCTCCGCCTTCGGACAGACCGTCGGGTTCGACTGCCCGGAGTGGTGCACGCCGCGCGCGCTGAACGCGGAACTGCCCGCCGACGTCCGCGCGTGGGCGGCCGCCGACGCCCCCGAGAGCTTCCACGCGACACACGACGCCGTCCGCCGCGAGTACGTCTACGACCGGTACGCGCCGGACGCGGACCCCGCGCTCGCCCGCCGGGCGGCCGACGCCCTCTCCGGCGAGCACGACTTCCACAACCTCACCGGCGACGACGTCGGAACGGTCAGAGAACTCTCGGTGACCGTCGAACCCGACGGGGAGTTCCTCGTCGTTCACGTCGCCGCCGGCGGGTTCCCGTACGAACTCGTCCGCCGCCTCGTCAGCCTCGTCCACGGCGTCGCCGTCGGCGAGCGGTCGCCGGACGCCGTCGAGGACGTCCTCGGCCCCGAACCGCTGACGGGACCCGACGGCGTCCCCGCCGCGCCGCCGGAACCGCTCCTGCTCGAACGGGTGGTCTACCCGGACCTGACGTTCGAGCGCGACCCGCAGGCCGCCGAGAGCGCCGCGGAGATATTCGAGTCGCGGCGCCGCGACGGACTCGTCCGCGCCCGCGTCACCGGGCGGATACGTGCGGGCGTCGGCGGAGACGAAGGGTGA
- a CDS encoding lysylphosphatidylglycerol synthase transmembrane domain-containing protein, producing MARENLRATILGFLGAFAVFALLFYFAGVDELVSTLRMADYSVVALVVAATLAWLVAWSFALRTVLGVLGVELSLPKSFFVFSGAMFSNNITPFGQAGGEPVTAYLISRSADAEYETSLAAIASVDTLNFVPSITIALVGAAYYASEITLGTNRNLLLALVVVVVLAVTVPAVAYVAWQRRYGLESRVVSAFTPVVRTVAKYVPRVPVPTEEGIERRINGFFRAIERVATNPRGLAMALGASTFGWFCQMVGLWLAFRAVGTPIPLSVAMLVVPIGAIAGVTPLPGGAGGIETVLIALLLAAPLPAVTTSVAAAAVVVFRGAVYWVPTLLGGGVMGWVSLRNSS from the coding sequence ATGGCTCGCGAGAACCTTCGCGCCACGATTCTCGGGTTTCTCGGCGCGTTCGCGGTGTTCGCGCTGCTGTTCTACTTCGCGGGCGTCGACGAGTTGGTCAGCACGCTTCGGATGGCCGACTACTCCGTCGTCGCCCTCGTCGTCGCCGCGACGCTGGCGTGGCTGGTGGCGTGGAGCTTCGCGCTCCGGACCGTCCTCGGCGTCCTCGGCGTCGAACTCTCGCTGCCGAAGTCCTTCTTCGTCTTCTCGGGGGCGATGTTCTCGAACAACATCACCCCGTTCGGACAGGCCGGCGGGGAACCGGTGACCGCCTACCTCATCTCGCGGTCGGCCGACGCCGAGTACGAGACGAGCCTCGCGGCCATCGCCAGCGTGGACACGCTCAACTTCGTCCCCTCCATCACCATCGCCCTCGTCGGCGCGGCCTACTACGCCAGCGAGATAACGCTCGGGACGAACCGCAACCTGCTTCTCGCCCTCGTCGTCGTCGTCGTCCTCGCGGTGACGGTACCGGCCGTCGCCTACGTCGCGTGGCAGCGACGCTACGGGCTCGAATCCCGCGTCGTCTCCGCGTTCACGCCCGTCGTCCGGACCGTCGCGAAGTACGTCCCGCGCGTTCCGGTTCCGACCGAGGAGGGCATCGAACGCCGCATCAACGGCTTCTTCCGCGCCATCGAACGCGTCGCGACGAACCCGCGAGGACTCGCGATGGCGCTCGGCGCCTCGACGTTCGGGTGGTTCTGTCAGATGGTGGGGCTGTGGCTCGCCTTCCGCGCCGTCGGGACGCCCATCCCGCTTTCCGTCGCGATGCTCGTCGTCCCCATCGGCGCCATCGCAGGCGTGACCCCCCTTCCCGGGGGTGCGGGCGGCATCGAAACCGTCCTCATCGCCCTGCTGCTCGCCGCGCCGTTGCCGGCCGTCACCACGTCCGTCGCCGCGGCCGCCGTCGTCGTCTTCCGCGGGGCGGTGTACTGGGTGCCGACGCTGCTCGGCGGGGGCGTGATGGGGTGGGTCAGTCTCCGAAACTCCTCGTGA
- a CDS encoding 30S ribosomal protein S19e codes for MVTLYDVPADALIEDVAERLEDRIEEADWMAYAKAGQTKELPPQQEDFWHVRAASLLRKVAMNGPVGVDRLSTEYGGRKRGSNRYVVSGKHADTGSKNIIRTILQQLEEEGLIRTAQGEGRVITDEGRSFLDNAAADVFESLDRPELERYA; via the coding sequence ATGGTAACCCTCTACGACGTTCCGGCCGACGCTCTCATCGAGGACGTCGCCGAGCGCCTCGAAGACCGCATCGAAGAAGCCGACTGGATGGCCTACGCGAAGGCGGGCCAGACCAAGGAGCTCCCGCCCCAGCAGGAGGACTTCTGGCACGTCCGCGCGGCGTCGCTGCTCCGGAAGGTGGCCATGAACGGCCCCGTCGGCGTCGACCGCCTCTCGACGGAGTACGGCGGCCGCAAGCGCGGCTCGAACCGCTACGTCGTCTCGGGCAAACACGCCGACACCGGTAGCAAGAACATCATCCGAACCATCCTCCAGCAGCTCGAAGAAGAGGGTCTCATCCGCACGGCGCAGGGCGAGGGTCGCGTCATCACCGACGAGGGACGCAGCTTCCTCGACAACGCCGCCGCCGACGTGTTCGAGTCGCTCGACCGGCCGGAACTCGAACGCTACGCGTAG
- the hisS gene encoding histidine--tRNA ligase, with translation MYDRLKGFRDFYPEEMSARREAFDAVEDAAARYGFREIGTPTLERTQMYVDKSGEEIVEELYAFEDKGGREVSLTPELTPTVARMVVAKQQALSKPIKWVSTRPFWRFEQVQQGRFREFYQTNVDVFGSSEPEADAEVLAVAADALTSLGLTSEDFEFRVSHRDILGGLLDSFDAEVDSRDAIRAVDKRAKVEDEEYLGLLSDAGLSYDQAREFDDLIAGGDLDEIAEFGGEDVADAVENLRNVLAAAEDFGAGEFCEVSLTTARGLDYYTGVVFECFDSTGDVSRAAFGGGRYDDLIEEFGGQPTPAVGVALGDATLQLLCERAGVWPDEELRTDYYVLTVGDTRGVASRVARDLRDGGNVVETDVAGRSFGAQMGYADSVNAETVVIVGEQDLENDEVTVKDMESGEQTTAPVDDFPGERERPTYDDFA, from the coding sequence ATGTACGACCGACTCAAGGGATTTCGCGACTTCTACCCCGAGGAGATGTCCGCTCGACGGGAGGCGTTCGACGCCGTCGAGGACGCCGCGGCGCGCTACGGTTTTCGCGAGATAGGGACGCCGACGCTCGAACGGACGCAGATGTACGTCGACAAGAGCGGCGAGGAAATCGTCGAGGAACTGTACGCCTTCGAGGATAAAGGCGGACGAGAAGTGTCGCTGACGCCCGAACTGACGCCGACGGTCGCCCGGATGGTCGTCGCCAAGCAGCAGGCGCTCTCGAAGCCCATCAAGTGGGTCTCCACCCGCCCGTTCTGGCGCTTCGAGCAGGTCCAGCAGGGCCGCTTCCGCGAGTTCTACCAGACCAACGTCGACGTGTTCGGCTCCTCGGAACCCGAGGCCGACGCCGAGGTGCTGGCCGTCGCCGCCGACGCCCTCACCTCGCTCGGTCTCACGAGCGAGGACTTCGAGTTCCGCGTCTCCCACCGCGACATCCTCGGCGGCCTCCTCGACTCGTTCGACGCCGAGGTCGATTCGAGGGACGCCATCCGCGCCGTCGACAAGCGCGCGAAGGTGGAGGACGAGGAGTACCTCGGTCTGCTGTCGGACGCCGGCCTCTCCTACGACCAAGCGCGGGAGTTCGACGACCTCATCGCCGGGGGCGACCTCGACGAAATTGCCGAGTTCGGCGGCGAGGACGTGGCCGACGCCGTCGAGAACCTCCGAAACGTGCTCGCCGCCGCCGAGGACTTCGGCGCGGGCGAGTTCTGCGAGGTGTCCTTGACGACCGCTCGCGGACTGGACTACTACACGGGCGTCGTCTTCGAGTGTTTCGACTCCACGGGCGACGTCTCGCGCGCCGCGTTCGGCGGCGGCCGCTACGACGACCTCATCGAGGAGTTCGGCGGCCAACCGACGCCCGCCGTCGGCGTCGCCCTCGGCGACGCGACCCTGCAACTGCTCTGCGAACGCGCCGGCGTCTGGCCCGACGAGGAGCTTCGAACCGACTACTACGTGCTCACCGTCGGCGACACGCGCGGCGTCGCCTCCCGCGTCGCCCGCGACCTACGCGACGGCGGCAACGTCGTCGAGACGGACGTCGCGGGCCGGAGTTTCGGCGCGCAGATGGGCTACGCCGACTCCGTGAACGCCGAAACCGTCGTCATCGTCGGCGAACAGGACCTGGAGAACGACGAGGTGACGGTGAAGGACATGGAGTCGGGCGAGCAGACGACCGCGCCCGTCGACGACTTCCCCGGAGAGAGAGAGCGCCCCACGTACGACGACTTCGCGTAG
- a CDS encoding sulfatase-like hydrolase/transferase — protein sequence MTDTRPNVLFLLTDQERADLLAPDGLPVETPNLDRLREEGTWFDRAYTPVSICTSARASLLTGLYPHAHGMLNNSHEADAIRTDLPEDLPTFGERLAEAGYENTYAGKWHVGQTRGPESFGFEYFGGSDDHHDEALDTRYKRYKESLDVEEETVEDAVYADDGAGGMLVSGTSSLPPEATRTYFLAELTIEAIERRAEGGEGDDADTPFFHRTDFLGPHHPYVVPEPYASMYDPEEIEPWPSYAETFEGKPRVHEEYTRYRGVEDFDWETWAELVAKYYGFVTFIDDQVGRILDALETHGLDEETVVVHAADHGDFTGSHRQFNKGPLMYEQTYRIPLVVRDPTRETVGESDAFVRLHDLMPTFLDWGDAEVPDRLHARSLLPLLSGEDPDDWPDSVYAQYHGDEFGLYSQRMLRTERYKFVYNGPGANELYDLREDPHELRNLAEHPHYEDEKRRLQEELVGWMEETADPLCRWVPKTFR from the coding sequence ATGACCGACACACGTCCAAACGTGTTATTCCTCCTCACCGACCAAGAGCGCGCGGACCTCCTCGCCCCGGACGGCCTCCCCGTCGAGACGCCGAACCTCGACAGACTCCGCGAGGAGGGGACGTGGTTCGACCGGGCGTACACGCCGGTGAGCATCTGTACCAGCGCGCGGGCGTCGCTCCTGACCGGTCTGTACCCGCACGCCCACGGCATGCTGAACAACAGCCACGAGGCGGACGCGATTCGGACCGACCTACCGGAGGACCTCCCGACGTTCGGCGAGCGACTCGCCGAGGCGGGCTACGAGAACACGTACGCGGGCAAGTGGCACGTCGGGCAGACCCGCGGTCCCGAGTCGTTCGGCTTCGAGTACTTCGGCGGGAGCGACGACCATCACGACGAGGCGCTGGACACGCGCTACAAGCGCTACAAGGAGTCGCTCGACGTGGAAGAGGAAACCGTGGAAGACGCCGTGTACGCCGACGACGGCGCGGGCGGGATGCTCGTCTCGGGCACCTCGTCGCTGCCGCCGGAGGCGACGCGGACGTACTTCCTCGCGGAGTTGACGATAGAGGCCATCGAGCGCCGGGCGGAAGGAGGTGAGGGCGACGACGCCGATACCCCCTTCTTCCACCGGACGGACTTCCTCGGCCCGCACCACCCCTACGTCGTCCCCGAGCCGTACGCCTCGATGTACGACCCAGAGGAAATCGAGCCGTGGCCCTCCTACGCCGAGACGTTCGAGGGGAAGCCGCGGGTGCACGAGGAGTACACCCGATACCGCGGCGTCGAGGACTTCGACTGGGAGACGTGGGCCGAACTCGTGGCGAAGTACTACGGCTTCGTGACGTTCATCGACGACCAGGTCGGCCGGATACTCGACGCCCTCGAAACGCACGGCCTCGACGAGGAGACGGTGGTCGTCCACGCCGCCGACCACGGCGACTTCACCGGGTCGCACCGCCAGTTCAACAAGGGACCGCTGATGTACGAGCAGACGTACCGAATCCCGCTGGTCGTCCGCGACCCGACACGGGAGACGGTCGGGGAGTCGGACGCGTTCGTCCGCCTGCACGACCTCATGCCGACGTTCCTCGACTGGGGCGACGCCGAGGTGCCCGACAGACTCCACGCGCGGAGCCTCCTGCCCCTGCTCTCGGGCGAGGACCCGGACGACTGGCCCGACTCCGTCTACGCGCAGTACCACGGCGACGAGTTCGGTCTCTACTCCCAGCGGATGCTTCGAACCGAGCGCTACAAGTTCGTCTACAACGGTCCGGGCGCGAACGAACTGTACGACCTGCGCGAGGACCCGCACGAACTTCGGAATCTCGCGGAGCACCCCCACTACGAGGACGAAAAGCGGAGGCTACAGGAGGAGTTGGTCGGCTGGATGGAGGAGACGGCGGACCCGCTTTGCAGGTGGGTTCCGAAGACGTTCCGGTAG
- a CDS encoding sulfatase — MSRPNVVVTVLDTVRGRDTVPASSSPMSTLGDIAASGTEFTSAFSAAPWTLPSHASLFTGTYPSQHGAHGDHTYLDDSLRTLPEAFRDDGYETVGVSNNTWITEEFGFHRGFDTLRKGWQYFQSDTDLGTVTRAEHPMSKLRAASDRLFDGNPLVNAANLVYDEMADGDGADRATSWVESWLDDRDAESPFFLFLNYVDPHVEYRPPREYAEQYLPPDVTYDEAMTLRQDPRAYDVGEYRLNDREFEILHALYRGALAYADDHLARVRDALVSAGEWEDTILVVLSDHGENVGDHGFFGHQYNLYDSLLHVPMVFHGGPFHEGRRDGLVQTLDAAPTLLDAAGVEAPEFRRQMHARSLHPDADSDPRDAVFAEYVAPQPSPDRLAARFDEIPDRVRTFDRSLRSVRTDDEKYVQASDGSEWFYRVGRDPDEAWNRASSNEERTELLSDRLDQWLDSFDREEKSGEVSMSDSTRDRLSDLGYL; from the coding sequence ATGAGTCGACCGAACGTCGTCGTCACCGTCCTCGACACCGTTCGCGGCCGCGACACGGTGCCCGCGTCGTCGTCGCCGATGTCGACGCTCGGAGACATCGCGGCGTCGGGGACGGAGTTCACGAGCGCCTTCTCCGCGGCGCCGTGGACGCTCCCGTCGCACGCCTCGCTGTTCACCGGTACCTACCCCTCCCAGCACGGCGCGCACGGCGACCACACCTACCTCGACGACTCTCTCCGCACGCTGCCGGAGGCGTTCCGCGACGACGGTTACGAGACGGTCGGCGTCTCGAACAACACCTGGATCACCGAGGAGTTCGGGTTCCACCGCGGGTTCGACACCCTTCGGAAGGGCTGGCAGTACTTCCAGTCGGACACCGACCTCGGGACGGTCACCCGCGCGGAACACCCGATGTCGAAGCTCCGCGCTGCGAGCGACCGCCTGTTCGACGGCAACCCCTTGGTCAACGCGGCGAACCTCGTCTACGACGAGATGGCCGACGGCGACGGCGCCGACCGCGCCACCTCGTGGGTGGAGTCGTGGCTCGACGACAGGGACGCGGAGTCGCCGTTCTTCCTCTTCTTGAACTACGTCGACCCGCACGTCGAGTACCGCCCGCCGCGCGAGTACGCCGAGCAGTACCTCCCGCCCGACGTGACGTACGACGAGGCGATGACGCTCCGACAGGACCCCCGCGCGTACGACGTGGGCGAGTACCGCCTGAACGACCGCGAGTTCGAGATACTCCACGCGCTCTACCGCGGCGCCCTCGCCTACGCCGACGACCACCTCGCCCGCGTGCGCGACGCCCTCGTCTCCGCCGGCGAGTGGGAGGACACGATACTCGTCGTCCTCAGCGACCACGGCGAGAACGTCGGCGACCACGGCTTCTTCGGCCACCAGTACAACCTGTACGACTCGCTCCTGCACGTCCCGATGGTGTTCCACGGCGGGCCGTTTCACGAGGGCCGGCGCGACGGACTCGTCCAGACGCTCGACGCCGCGCCGACGCTCCTCGACGCGGCGGGCGTGGAGGCTCCCGAGTTCCGACGGCAGATGCACGCCCGGTCACTCCACCCGGACGCGGACTCGGACCCGCGCGACGCCGTCTTCGCGGAGTACGTCGCCCCGCAACCGTCGCCCGACAGACTCGCCGCGCGGTTCGACGAGATACCGGACCGCGTCCGGACCTTCGACCGGTCGCTCCGGTCGGTCCGGACGGACGACGAGAAGTACGTGCAGGCCTCCGACGGGAGCGAGTGGTTCTACCGCGTCGGCCGCGACCCCGACGAGGCGTGGAACCGCGCGTCGAGCAACGAGGAGCGGACGGAACTGCTCTCGGACCGCCTCGACCAGTGGCTCGACTCGTTCGACCGCGAGGAGAAGAGCGGCGAGGTGTCGATGAGCGACTCGACGCGCGACCGACTCTCGGACCTCGGCTACCTGTAA
- a CDS encoding DNA-binding protein, protein MSGNPDDERLEKLREEKMQELQEQAGGQGQGGQGNEAAQEAAREQAEAQQDALLKQYLTDDARQRLNAVEMSKPDFAEKVKQQLTALAQSGRIQDRIDEEQMKGLLKELQPDSKSFNIRRR, encoded by the coding sequence ATGAGCGGGAACCCAGACGACGAACGGCTCGAGAAGCTTCGAGAGGAGAAGATGCAGGAACTGCAGGAGCAGGCCGGCGGGCAGGGCCAAGGCGGGCAGGGTAACGAGGCCGCGCAGGAGGCGGCCCGCGAGCAGGCCGAAGCCCAGCAGGACGCCCTCCTGAAACAGTACCTCACCGACGACGCCCGCCAGCGGCTGAACGCGGTCGAGATGTCGAAACCCGACTTCGCCGAGAAGGTGAAACAGCAGCTCACCGCCCTCGCGCAGAGCGGACGCATCCAGGACCGCATCGACGAAGAGCAGATGAAGGGGCTGCTGAAGGAGCTCCAACCGGACTCGAAGAGCTTCAACATCCGGCGGCGATAG
- a CDS encoding EamA family transporter has product MVVLEPGIVYSVVAAFIWGVYIFLLKRYFGGYPGPVVTVVVNAFAVLWYLPVTATRTDVGSVPTPGELGLFGVGVVLGTGALVGLAFVLFLDALAEGDVSYVAPINKLVPAFVLPIEIALLDQFLGPLQIVGVVVATLAVYVANYRGGSLADPLRRAVHSRPAQLALASAALYAASDVGKRVALQELAIPTTVWVPVLFVTAGIAVLPVALRRWTSVRGALPRFAAAGGVVALGEHVTSTAFALVPASVASPIINTQAIVAVVLGGVLLRERDFGIRLVAAVLAVAGVSLIAVGGGFRSLADVAAALPF; this is encoded by the coding sequence ATGGTCGTCCTCGAACCTGGCATCGTCTACTCCGTAGTCGCCGCCTTCATCTGGGGCGTGTACATCTTCCTCCTCAAGCGGTACTTCGGCGGCTACCCCGGCCCCGTCGTCACCGTCGTCGTCAACGCCTTCGCCGTTCTCTGGTACCTGCCCGTCACCGCGACGCGGACCGACGTCGGGTCGGTGCCGACGCCCGGCGAACTGGGTCTCTTCGGCGTCGGCGTCGTCCTCGGGACGGGCGCCCTCGTCGGCCTCGCGTTCGTCCTGTTCTTGGACGCCCTCGCGGAGGGAGACGTCTCCTACGTCGCTCCGATCAACAAGCTCGTTCCGGCCTTCGTCCTCCCCATCGAAATCGCCCTCTTGGACCAGTTTCTCGGACCGCTCCAGATCGTGGGCGTCGTCGTGGCGACGCTGGCGGTCTACGTCGCCAACTACCGGGGCGGGTCGCTCGCGGACCCGCTCAGACGGGCCGTCCACTCGCGTCCGGCGCAACTCGCCCTCGCCAGCGCCGCGCTCTACGCCGCCAGCGACGTCGGAAAGCGCGTCGCGCTCCAAGAACTCGCCATCCCGACGACCGTCTGGGTACCCGTCCTCTTCGTCACCGCCGGGATAGCCGTCCTCCCGGTCGCCCTCCGGCGGTGGACGAGCGTTCGCGGGGCGCTCCCGCGGTTCGCCGCCGCCGGAGGCGTGGTCGCTCTGGGCGAGCACGTCACCTCGACGGCGTTCGCGCTCGTCCCCGCGAGCGTCGCCTCGCCCATCATCAACACGCAGGCCATCGTCGCCGTGGTGCTCGGGGGCGTGCTCCTGCGCGAACGCGACTTCGGCATCCGACTCGTCGCGGCGGTGCTGGCCGTCGCGGGCGTCTCCCTCATCGCCGTCGGCGGCGGCTTCCGCTCCCTCGCCGACGTCGCGGCCGCGCTCCCGTTCTGA